The Dunckerocampus dactyliophorus isolate RoL2022-P2 chromosome 1, RoL_Ddac_1.1, whole genome shotgun sequence genome has a segment encoding these proteins:
- the taf13 gene encoding transcription initiation factor TFIID subunit 13, whose protein sequence is MADEEDETAFDEELDEGCGGVDVCHGRRKRLFSKELRCMMYGFGDDQNPYTESVDILEDLVIEFITEMTHKAMSIGRQGRVQVEDIVFLIRKDPRKFARVKDLLTMNEELKRARKAFDEANYGS, encoded by the coding sequence ATGGCGGACGAGGAGGACGAGACCGCCTTCGacgaggagctggacgaaggctgcggcggggtggacgtgTGCCACGGCCGCAGGAAGAGGCTCTTCTCCAAGGAGCTCCGCTGCATGATGTACGGCTTCGGGGACGACCAGAACCCGTACACCGAGTCAGTGGACATCCTAGAAGACCTCGTCATCGAGTTCATCACGGAGATGACCCACAAAGCCATGTCCATCGGGCGCCAGGGCCGCGTCCAGGTGGAGGACATTGTCTTCCTCATACGGAAGGACCCCAGGAAGTTCGCCAGAGTCAAAGACCTGCTCACCATGAACGAGGAGCTCAAGAGGGCCCGCAAGGCTTTCGACGAAGCAAATTATGGCTCATAA
- the tnnc2.2 gene encoding troponin C, skeletal muscle has translation MTDAQQEARSYLSEEMLAEFKAAFDMFDTDGGGDISTKELGTVMRMLGQNPTREELDEIIEEVDEDGSGTIDFEEFLVMMVRLLKEDQAGKSEEELAECFRVFDKNGDGYIDREEFALIIRSTGEPITEDEIDELMKDGDKNADGMLDFDEFLKMMENVQ, from the exons ATG ACCGACGCACAACAAGAGGCCCGCTCCTACCTGAGCGAGGAAATGCTGGCTG AGTTCAAAGCCGCCTTCGACATGTTCGACACGGACGGCGGCGGTGACATCAGCACTAAGGAGTTGGGCACCGTGATGAGGATGCTGGGTCAGAACCCGACCAGAGAGGAGCTGGATGAGATCATCGAGGAGGTGGATGAGGACG GCAGCGGTACCATCGACTTTGAGGAGTTCTTGGTGATGATGGTGAGGCTGCTCAAGGAGGACCAGGCCGGCAAGAGCGAGGAAGAGTTGGCCGAGTGCTTCCGCGTCTTTGACAA GAACGGCGACGGCTACATCGACAGAGAAGAGTTTGCTCTGATCATCCGCAGCACCGGCGAGCCGATCACCGAGGATGAGATCGATGAGCTGATGAAGGATGGAGACAAGAACGCCGACGGCATGCTGGACTTTGACG AATTCCTGAAGATGATGGAGAATGTGCAGTAA